In Ignavibacteriales bacterium, one DNA window encodes the following:
- a CDS encoding DUF4920 domain-containing protein, with the protein MRNIWSVLLLSLCLLTIGFAGEKKFGKKITLKEKTKISDIMANPEKFDGKKVLVEGAIVDVCQMKGCWIKIGSDKEFESMTFKVEDGVITFPMDVKGKSALAQGIVSAKVYTVEQLIEQGKETAKEQGKEFDPKSVKGPKTVIRINGEGAIVR; encoded by the coding sequence ATGAGAAACATCTGGTCAGTACTGCTCCTGAGTCTGTGTCTCCTTACTATTGGATTTGCAGGCGAGAAGAAATTTGGAAAGAAGATCACACTGAAAGAGAAAACCAAAATCTCCGACATCATGGCCAATCCAGAGAAATTCGACGGCAAGAAGGTCCTTGTTGAAGGCGCAATTGTCGATGTATGCCAGATGAAAGGGTGCTGGATCAAGATCGGGAGCGACAAGGAATTCGAATCGATGACCTTCAAAGTCGAAGACGGGGTCATCACCTTTCCGATGGATGTGAAAGGGAAATCTGCACTTGCGCAGGGGATTGTCTCGGCGAAGGTCTACACCGTTGAGCAGTTGATCGAACAGGGGAAAGAGACAGCGAAAGAACAGGGGAAAGAATTCGACCCCAAGTCGGTCAAGGGTCCAAAAACCGTCATCCGGATCAACGGTGAGGGTGCGATCGTTCGATGA
- a CDS encoding PepSY-associated TM helix domain-containing protein has translation MNWRRWNNVLHRDVGYFLVGMTLVYSISGIAVNHRADWNPNYEREQQLLVIEPTSKTASDEILAETLTKLAIDKREVRNSFRPDAETLQIFLEGKTYSVDLPTGQVLVDKVHPRPVLFELNQLHLNAPKGVWTFISDFFALSLILIAITGMFVLKGRNGILGRGIWFVAAGILVPVAYWVYYLNF, from the coding sequence ATGAACTGGAGACGCTGGAACAACGTTCTTCACCGGGATGTCGGATATTTTCTCGTTGGAATGACCCTGGTCTACAGCATCTCGGGTATCGCGGTCAATCACAGGGCGGACTGGAATCCGAACTATGAGCGCGAGCAGCAACTACTCGTGATCGAGCCGACATCGAAAACCGCGAGCGATGAAATTCTTGCAGAAACGCTGACGAAGCTTGCGATCGACAAACGTGAAGTGCGAAACTCGTTTAGGCCCGATGCCGAGACCCTTCAGATTTTTTTAGAGGGGAAGACGTACTCCGTAGATCTTCCAACCGGCCAGGTCCTCGTCGACAAGGTTCATCCCCGTCCGGTGCTCTTTGAGTTGAATCAACTTCATCTGAATGCCCCCAAGGGAGTCTGGACGTTTATCTCTGACTTCTTTGCGTTGTCGTTGATCCTGATCGCGATCACGGGGATGTTTGTTCTGAAGGGGCGCAACGGGATCCTGGGGCGGGGGATCTGGTTTGTCGCGGCGGGGATCCTTGTGCCCGTTGCTTATTGGGTGTATTACCTGAACTTTTGA